GCTCGGGTGCCTGCGCCAGTAGACGCGCCAGCGCCGCGCGCCGCCGCTCGCCCCCTGACGCGGTGGACACCGGGCGGTCGGGATCGAATTTCAGCCCCTCGGCAGCCATCTCGACCCGGTAGCCCTCGCCCTCGGGCAATCCGGCGCGGGCGAAATCGCCAAGCGTCTCGAATCCCGACAGATCGGGATCCTGTTCCATGTAACCGACATGGCTGCCCGCGTTCAGCACAACCTCGCCCCGGTCTGCCTCGACCAGCCCGGCCATGACCTTCATCAGCGTCGATTTGCCCGAGCCATTGCGCCCGACCAGCGCCACCCGGTCGCCCTGCTGGACGGTCAGGGACAGGTCTTCGAATACGGGATCGCCGCCGAAGGTCAGCGAGATGTCGGTCAGTTGTAACAAGGGTGCGCGTGCCATGGCCGCGCCCTATAGCGGGCCGGGGTCGCGGTCAATGCGGCGTGGAGCTGGTACGGCATCGGCAGGCGGAAATTTTGGGCAATCATTCCTCTGCTGCCACCGCAGTCGCGCGGCCCCTGTCATTGATCTCATGGTCACTCTTGCACTAGCTGCAGGCCGCAAGGCACCCGCCCCCGTCAGCTCATGGGCTGAGATCGGGCCCGGACAGATGCCGGAACCATTCGAAGGAAACGCATATGCCATATTATCTCGACCGCAAGGCGCTTTCTCCGTTGCCGTCCCGGCTTATCTCTCGCGACCGGGTAGAACGCCTCGCCCGGATAAATACCTTGGGACTAAGCACGGGGCCGCAGGGTGTCGGGATCGGCATCCGCCATCAGCCGCAAGAGGATTTCAGGGGCTTCCATGTCCCGAGATCCCTCGATTTTTTTCATCTGGGCAAGAACGACACGACCTATTGGCTCTGTCTTCTGGACGATGAAACCGACATGCGCGTCGCCTCTCGGGCCGCCCGGTCGCCCTGGCTCGATGGCAATATCCCGACTCTCGCGCAGATCGAAGCGCATTGGGCGTCGGTGGACGATCCCGCCCAACAGGAAGAGTTGGCGCGCATGTTCACCGAGATCGAGGGATTGGCGGAACGGCTCGGTTATTTTCCGGCCAGCAAGGAGGAAAAACTTGCAGAGATCGTCCCGGAAGATGTGAATCTCGCGGAGCTGGAGACCTTCGGCGGCATGCTTGGAGGTCATACGGCAGAAACGCAGCAATACATTCAGGATCATTTGCTTCCTGCTGCGACCTCACCGCGGGAATATCTTGAATCCCGGGACCTGCTGACGGACATGTCGCGCGCCGCATGCCGTAATTTCTCGTGGCGGCAGACATTGCTCTACGGGTATTTTCACGACAATTCCTATGTCCGCGTGCTTGACTGGAAATCCAGTGCCGAGGATGTCGCTTGGAACCTCAACCAGATCCTGAAGCGGGTCGCACCCGAATGCGGAGGAGAGGTCGATCTGGTAGATGACGACGAGAATGTCCTGACCGAATACTGGCTAAAGCGCGCCAGGCCGCAATTGCGCCGGTTGGGATTTC
This region of Paracoccus saliphilus genomic DNA includes:
- a CDS encoding DUF6630 family protein, with translation MPYYLDRKALSPLPSRLISRDRVERLARINTLGLSTGPQGVGIGIRHQPQEDFRGFHVPRSLDFFHLGKNDTTYWLCLLDDETDMRVASRAARSPWLDGNIPTLAQIEAHWASVDDPAQQEELARMFTEIEGLAERLGYFPASKEEKLAEIVPEDVNLAELETFGGMLGGHTAETQQYIQDHLLPAATSPREYLESRDLLTDMSRAACRNFSWRQTLLYGYFHDNSYVRVLDWKSSAEDVAWNLNQILKRVAPECGGEVDLVDDDENVLTEYWLKRARPQLRRLGFHMVFLADIGDSYILTLTGKANIFRFLEAGRNIGLKEIHSPLRFSDLFSHLFKR